A single Pseudomonas putida DNA region contains:
- a CDS encoding PIG-L deacetylase family protein, translated as MSRKQQLLKRHRRNKRLGLLASLAVLLALGVFSWWWLPLLLLPLLWAAHEAWFADHLFYAPGEDYAYRFGELSHEAPAVLRDGLLKVDTALQGDETLILEVRVKSGWLGRFLDPHVELRGGEADDRQTFERGVDGLRFLNLTGMAAPLQAGTLHLRGRYCRLQGEPRLWITPSVELQRRRVMVIAPHADDAELAAYGLYSQADETWVVTLTAGEIEAEHYQQMGLGKSEAARLKGRLRAWDSIAVPRWAGVPESRCVQLGYFCLQLPAMQAAPDQPAASREADMVDIRPFRQFNPFPLPADRDGAPTWHNLLADLRALLEMARPEVLVMPHPQLDPHPDHVCAQAAVMEALQGLAWQPQTLLCYANHLHDNDRWPMGDSGDGVALPPQLSAEQAWAPCALLLDVATQRDKAMALGMMHDLQPRAPFKRRLRRLLQRWLAGRRASPYGENEFFRKAVRRHELFWRREL; from the coding sequence GTGAGCCGCAAGCAGCAGTTACTCAAGCGCCACCGGCGCAACAAGCGCCTGGGTTTGCTGGCCAGCCTGGCCGTGCTGCTGGCGCTGGGCGTCTTCTCCTGGTGGTGGCTGCCGCTGTTGCTGTTGCCGCTGCTCTGGGCTGCGCACGAAGCCTGGTTCGCCGATCACCTGTTCTATGCGCCAGGCGAGGATTACGCCTACCGCTTCGGCGAACTGAGCCACGAAGCGCCGGCTGTGCTGCGCGATGGGCTGCTCAAGGTGGACACGGCGTTGCAGGGTGATGAAACCCTGATCCTTGAAGTGCGGGTGAAAAGTGGCTGGCTGGGGCGCTTCCTCGATCCACATGTAGAGCTGCGCGGCGGCGAAGCTGATGATCGGCAAACGTTCGAACGCGGTGTCGATGGGCTGCGCTTCCTCAACCTCACCGGGATGGCGGCACCTTTGCAGGCGGGCACGCTACATCTGCGCGGGCGATATTGCCGGCTGCAGGGTGAGCCACGCCTGTGGATAACCCCCAGCGTCGAGCTGCAGCGCCGCCGCGTGATGGTCATCGCGCCGCATGCCGATGATGCCGAGCTGGCTGCTTATGGCTTGTACAGCCAGGCGGACGAAACCTGGGTGGTGACCCTGACTGCGGGTGAGATCGAGGCCGAGCACTATCAGCAGATGGGCCTTGGCAAGTCAGAGGCTGCCCGCTTGAAGGGCCGCCTGCGCGCCTGGGACAGCATCGCCGTACCGCGTTGGGCTGGTGTGCCAGAGTCCCGCTGCGTGCAGTTAGGGTATTTCTGCCTGCAGCTGCCCGCCATGCAGGCGGCCCCTGATCAGCCTGCCGCGTCCCGTGAAGCGGACATGGTCGATATTCGCCCGTTCCGCCAGTTCAACCCGTTCCCGCTGCCGGCCGACCGCGATGGTGCGCCAACCTGGCACAACCTGCTGGCTGATCTGCGGGCCCTGCTGGAAATGGCCAGGCCCGAAGTGCTGGTCATGCCGCATCCGCAGCTCGATCCGCATCCTGATCATGTCTGTGCCCAGGCAGCAGTCATGGAGGCCTTGCAAGGCCTGGCCTGGCAGCCGCAGACGCTGCTGTGCTACGCCAACCACCTGCATGACAACGACCGCTGGCCAATGGGCGACAGCGGCGATGGCGTGGCCTTGCCGCCGCAACTGAGCGCCGAGCAGGCTTGGGCGCCGTGCGCGTTGCTGCTGGATGTAGCTACCCAGCGTGACAAGGCCATGGCCTTGGGCATGATGCACGACCTGCAGCCCCGGGCGCCGTTCAAGCGTCGCCTGCGCCGGTTGTTGCAGCGCTGGCTGGCAGGGCGTCGAGCGTCGCCTTACGGAGAGAACGAGTTCTTCCGCAAGGCCGTGCGCCGGCACGAATTGTTCTGGCGGCGTGAGCTGTAA
- a CDS encoding antimicrobial resistance protein Mig-14, translating to MLNHVQAIRERGWRVIDATAYAEAWARFGGSVATHPLVVEQLADLAQIPVRYLGWYQAGELTAAIATWGRHLALSKDVLKRAGKKALFDLGNAEIILPAAADAGAPLRHAARYLSELNQGRFRGLKVQKEQLAMARAHEDLSKKFRYNQRRELRLLEEAGGVVRPISDFSAQQIAAMYCDLFQRRWGFPATGAERMADVLERLRELLIGSVLMLDDKPIAIQLVYRVEAPEWISVEYINGGVDPETKAFSPGSVLSFLNTQAAWEDARARNKPLRFSFGRADREYKDRWCNPVPVFQA from the coding sequence ATGCTCAATCATGTTCAAGCCATCCGCGAGCGCGGCTGGCGGGTCATCGACGCGACAGCCTACGCAGAGGCGTGGGCGCGCTTTGGTGGCAGCGTAGCGACGCACCCATTGGTGGTCGAGCAACTGGCGGACCTGGCACAGATTCCCGTGCGCTATCTGGGCTGGTACCAGGCGGGTGAGCTGACCGCGGCCATTGCGACCTGGGGCCGTCATCTGGCGCTTTCCAAGGACGTGCTCAAGCGTGCGGGCAAGAAGGCCCTGTTCGACCTTGGCAATGCCGAGATCATCCTGCCGGCGGCGGCTGATGCCGGCGCGCCGTTGCGCCATGCCGCACGCTACCTGTCCGAACTGAACCAGGGCCGTTTCAGAGGCCTCAAGGTGCAGAAGGAGCAGCTGGCCATGGCCCGTGCCCATGAAGACCTGTCGAAGAAGTTCCGCTACAACCAGCGCCGCGAATTGCGCCTGCTGGAAGAAGCGGGTGGCGTGGTGCGCCCGATCAGCGACTTCAGCGCGCAGCAGATCGCTGCCATGTACTGCGACCTGTTCCAGCGCCGCTGGGGCTTCCCGGCCACCGGTGCCGAGCGCATGGCCGATGTGCTGGAGCGCCTGCGTGAACTGCTGATCGGCTCGGTGCTGATGCTCGATGACAAGCCGATCGCCATTCAGCTGGTGTATCGCGTCGAGGCACCCGAGTGGATCAGCGTCGAATACATCAACGGCGGTGTCGACCCGGAAACCAAGGCCTTCAGCCCGGGTAGTGTGCTGAGCTTCCTCAACACCCAGGCAGCCTGGGAAGATGCCCGTGCGCGTAACAAACCCCTGCGTTTCTCGTTCGGCCGTGCCGACCGGGAGTACAAGGACCGTTGGTGCAACCCTGTGCCGGTATTCCAGGCGTGA
- a CDS encoding glycosyltransferase, translated as MTSRSEARILQFCHGYDGPFLDCARQYASLFQGSGYKVTTVFLTGAADPQVAAGCASDEVLFLEFSSKAVRGLKLGAIRALRRIAAERNFSFCIAHRFKPIYVALLGTGLPVIGVHHAFGDYERKGRRIFANLFSKRLSLLGVSDAVRDDMRRCLPQWPAERIQTLYNRIDIDALQAALVPRAEARAALGLDAQAWVVGNVGRLHPDKDQATLLRGFAEALPGLPAGARLAILGKGRLEAELKALAGELGIAGQVDFLGQVADARRYFQAFDVFALSSDHEPFGMVLLEAMVAGVPVLATACGGAREVVEGVGVLFPLADAAQLAQALRHMAALDAQQREACATHMLRRLHERFSDQAVREAFWQLPQVRELVGKA; from the coding sequence ATGACCAGCCGCTCTGAAGCGCGGATCCTGCAGTTCTGCCATGGCTATGACGGGCCATTCCTCGATTGTGCCCGTCAGTACGCCAGCCTGTTCCAGGGCAGCGGCTACAAGGTCACCACTGTGTTCCTCACTGGCGCCGCCGACCCGCAGGTTGCGGCCGGCTGTGCGTCGGACGAGGTGCTGTTTCTCGAATTCAGCTCCAAGGCCGTGCGTGGTCTGAAACTCGGTGCGATTCGTGCCCTGCGGCGCATCGCGGCCGAGCGCAATTTCAGCTTCTGCATCGCTCACCGTTTCAAGCCGATCTATGTCGCGCTGCTGGGCACCGGCTTGCCGGTGATCGGTGTGCACCATGCATTTGGCGACTACGAACGCAAGGGCCGGCGGATTTTCGCCAACCTGTTCAGCAAGCGCCTGAGCCTGCTGGGCGTGTCGGATGCGGTGCGTGACGACATGCGCCGGTGTCTGCCGCAGTGGCCTGCCGAGCGTATCCAGACGCTGTACAACCGTATCGATATCGACGCCCTGCAAGCGGCCCTGGTACCCCGTGCCGAGGCCCGTGCGGCGTTGGGCCTGGATGCCCAGGCATGGGTGGTCGGCAATGTCGGTCGCCTGCACCCTGACAAGGATCAGGCGACTCTGCTGCGTGGCTTTGCCGAGGCGCTGCCAGGCCTGCCTGCCGGCGCACGCCTGGCCATCCTTGGCAAGGGCCGCCTGGAGGCCGAGCTCAAGGCGCTGGCTGGCGAGCTTGGCATTGCCGGGCAGGTGGACTTTCTCGGCCAGGTGGCGGATGCCCGTCGTTATTTCCAGGCCTTCGATGTGTTTGCCCTGAGCTCCGACCATGAGCCGTTCGGCATGGTCCTGCTTGAAGCCATGGTCGCCGGCGTACCGGTGCTGGCCACGGCTTGCGGCGGTGCGCGCGAAGTGGTCGAAGGGGTTGGCGTGCTGTTCCCACTGGCCGATGCCGCGCAACTGGCGCAGGCCCTGCGGCACATGGCTGCGCTGGATGCACAGCAGCGTGAAGCCTGTGCCACGCATATGCTGCGGCGGCTGCACGAGCGTTTCTCCGACCAGGCTGTGCGCGAAGCGTTCTGGCAGTTGCCACAAGTTCGTGAGCTGGTGGGGAAGGCTTGA
- a CDS encoding carbamoyltransferase: protein MALTILGLSGALSHDPSAALYIDGKLIAAAEEERFVRDKHAKNRMPYESAKFCLEQAGIKPSDVDVVAIPFAPISLFGKARWHYAKRYWYAPDRALDAILMGNRRYKRYRKKIVWCLEQLGFDPKKVKIEPVEHHLAHASSAYHCSGFKEKTAILGIDGKGEYATTFFGYGENGKIHKIKEFFDPDSLGGLYGAITEFLGFEMLDGEFKVMGMAPYGDASKYDFSRLASFENGELVINTEYANVIGLRRYKEKGKGFYFSPKLIEWLGPKREGDIADEPYIHYAASMQALFEKLALQMIDHYLGDTLRETGKLAFAGGCALNVKLNQKIIARPDVKELFVQPASGDAGTAVGAAAYVSHARGVPVEKMEHVYLGPSYSNEDVIAACARHPDQPKWRKLDNMPQQIAQIMVDGNPVAWFQGRMEFGPRALGGRSIIGCPSVEGVADRINHQIKFRERWRPFCPSMLDTVAPQMIKVDHPAPFMTFTFEVAEEWKTRVPEVVHEDGTSRAQVLKREYNPRYYDMMKALEDLTGNGVSLNTSLNRRGEPMICSPTDALNMFFGSDLQYLIMEDILVVKDGAAAYDQPL from the coding sequence TTGGCATTGACGATTCTTGGCCTGTCCGGCGCCCTTAGCCATGACCCTTCCGCGGCCCTGTACATCGACGGCAAACTGATTGCCGCCGCCGAAGAAGAGCGCTTCGTGCGTGACAAGCATGCGAAGAACCGCATGCCCTACGAGTCGGCGAAATTCTGCCTGGAACAAGCCGGCATCAAGCCATCCGACGTCGACGTGGTGGCCATTCCGTTCGCCCCGATCAGCCTGTTCGGCAAGGCCCGCTGGCACTACGCCAAACGCTACTGGTATGCCCCGGACCGCGCCCTCGACGCGATCCTGATGGGCAATCGTCGCTACAAGCGCTACCGCAAGAAGATCGTCTGGTGCCTGGAGCAACTGGGCTTCGACCCGAAAAAGGTCAAGATCGAGCCGGTCGAACACCACCTGGCACACGCTTCCAGCGCTTACCACTGCTCGGGCTTCAAAGAGAAGACCGCGATCCTTGGCATCGACGGCAAGGGTGAGTACGCCACCACTTTCTTCGGCTACGGCGAAAACGGCAAGATCCACAAGATCAAGGAATTCTTCGATCCGGATTCGCTGGGTGGCCTGTACGGCGCGATCACCGAGTTCCTCGGTTTCGAAATGCTCGATGGCGAGTTCAAGGTCATGGGCATGGCGCCCTACGGCGATGCCAGCAAGTACGACTTCTCCCGTCTGGCCAGCTTCGAAAACGGCGAGCTGGTGATCAACACCGAGTACGCCAACGTCATCGGCCTGCGCCGCTATAAAGAGAAGGGCAAGGGCTTCTACTTCTCGCCGAAGCTGATCGAATGGCTGGGGCCCAAGCGCGAAGGCGACATCGCCGACGAGCCGTACATCCACTACGCGGCCAGCATGCAGGCGTTGTTCGAGAAACTGGCGCTGCAGATGATCGACCACTACCTGGGCGACACCCTGCGTGAAACCGGCAAGCTGGCCTTCGCCGGCGGCTGTGCGCTGAACGTCAAGCTCAACCAGAAGATCATTGCCCGCCCGGACGTGAAAGAGCTGTTCGTTCAGCCGGCTTCCGGCGACGCCGGCACTGCGGTCGGTGCGGCCGCCTATGTGTCCCACGCCCGTGGCGTGCCGGTCGAGAAGATGGAGCACGTCTACCTCGGCCCTTCGTACTCCAATGAAGACGTGATCGCCGCCTGTGCCCGTCACCCGGACCAGCCGAAGTGGCGCAAGCTCGACAACATGCCGCAGCAGATCGCCCAGATCATGGTCGATGGCAACCCGGTGGCCTGGTTCCAGGGCCGCATGGAGTTCGGCCCGCGCGCGCTGGGTGGCCGTTCGATCATCGGCTGCCCGAGCGTCGAAGGTGTGGCTGACCGCATCAACCACCAGATCAAGTTCCGCGAGCGCTGGAGACCTTTCTGCCCGTCGATGCTCGACACCGTCGCCCCGCAGATGATCAAGGTCGACCACCCGGCGCCGTTCATGACCTTCACCTTCGAAGTGGCTGAAGAGTGGAAGACCCGTGTGCCGGAAGTGGTCCACGAGGACGGTACCTCGCGTGCCCAGGTGCTCAAGCGCGAGTACAACCCGCGTTACTACGACATGATGAAGGCGCTGGAAGACCTGACCGGCAACGGCGTCTCGCTGAACACCTCGCTGAACCGCCGTGGCGAGCCGATGATCTGCTCGCCGACCGATGCGCTGAACATGTTCTTCGGTTCGGACCTGCAGTACCTGATCATGGAAGACATCCTGGTCGTGAAGGACGGCGCAGCCGCCTATGACCAGCCGCTCTGA
- a CDS encoding 23S rRNA (adenine(2030)-N(6))-methyltransferase RlmJ codes for MNYRHAFHAGNHADVLKHIVLTRLIALMSRKEQPFAYIDTHAGLGLYDLQGDQATRTGEYLEGVARLWNRDDIPAMAADYLRIIKRLNADGELRYYPGSPELARRLMREQDRALLNEKHPEDGPLLKENMKKDPRVVVHLGEGWHVPRALLPVQEKRAIMLIDPPFEQADELKRCTTSMKEAIGRMRQTVAAIWYPIKDQRSLTRFYQDLTSTGAPKLLRVELYVHHQDSPQGLNGSGLAIANPPWGLEEELRELLPWLAKELAQTAGSFRMDWLIAE; via the coding sequence ATGAACTATCGTCACGCCTTCCACGCCGGCAACCATGCCGACGTCCTCAAACACATCGTGCTGACCCGCCTCATCGCCCTGATGTCGCGCAAGGAGCAGCCGTTCGCCTACATCGACACCCACGCAGGCCTCGGCCTGTACGACCTGCAAGGCGACCAGGCGACCCGCACCGGCGAATACCTCGAAGGTGTCGCACGCCTGTGGAACCGCGATGACATCCCGGCCATGGCTGCGGACTACCTGCGTATCATCAAGCGCCTGAATGCCGATGGTGAGCTGCGCTACTACCCGGGTTCGCCCGAGCTGGCCCGCCGCCTGATGCGCGAGCAGGACCGTGCACTGCTCAACGAAAAGCACCCCGAAGACGGGCCGCTGCTCAAAGAGAACATGAAGAAAGACCCGCGCGTGGTCGTGCACTTGGGTGAAGGCTGGCATGTGCCACGGGCTTTGCTGCCCGTGCAGGAAAAGCGCGCAATCATGCTGATCGACCCGCCTTTCGAGCAGGCCGACGAGCTCAAGCGCTGCACCACCTCGATGAAAGAGGCGATCGGCCGCATGCGCCAGACCGTCGCAGCCATCTGGTACCCGATCAAGGACCAGCGCTCGCTGACCCGCTTCTATCAGGACCTGACCAGTACCGGCGCGCCAAAGCTGCTGCGGGTCGAGCTGTATGTGCATCATCAGGACAGCCCGCAGGGCCTCAATGGCTCTGGCCTGGCAATCGCCAACCCGCCTTGGGGGCTGGAGGAAGAACTGCGCGAATTGTTGCCCTGGCTGGCCAAGGAGCTGGCGCAGACTGCCGGCAGCTTCCGCATGGACTGGCTGATCGCCGAATAG
- the putP gene encoding sodium/proline symporter PutP encodes MGNPLTITFVIYIAAMVLIGFAAYRATNNLSDYILGGRSLGSVVTALSAGASDMSGWLLMGLPGAIYFSGLSEAWIAIGLTVGAYLNWLFVAGRLRVQTEHNGDALTLPDYFSSRFEDNSGVLRIISAIVILVFFTIYCASGIVAGARLFESTFGMPYETALWAGAAATIAYTFVGGFLAVSWTDTVQASLMIFALILTPVIVLISTGGFDTTFLAIEAQNPANFDMLKGATFVGIISLMGWGLGYFGQPHILARFMAADSVKSIAKARRISMTWMILCLGGTCAVGFFGIAYFSAHPDLAGPVTENHERVFIELAKILFNPWIAGVLLSAILAAVMSTLSCQLLVCSSALTEDFYKAFLRKNASQGELVWVGRLMVLAVALIAIAMAANPENRVLGLVAYAWAGFGAAFGPVVLISVLWKGMTRNGALAGIVVGALTVILWKQIDTWGLYEIIPGFLLASIAIIVVSKLGSPSQAMVQRFETADAAYHADK; translated from the coding sequence ATGGGCAATCCACTAACGATCACGTTCGTGATCTACATCGCGGCAATGGTGCTGATCGGCTTCGCGGCCTATCGCGCCACCAACAACCTTTCCGACTACATTCTCGGCGGGCGCAGCCTGGGCAGCGTGGTCACCGCGCTCTCTGCCGGTGCTTCCGACATGAGCGGCTGGCTGCTGATGGGCCTGCCGGGCGCCATCTACTTTTCCGGCCTCTCCGAAGCCTGGATCGCCATCGGCCTGACCGTCGGCGCCTACTTGAATTGGTTGTTCGTCGCCGGCCGTCTGCGCGTGCAGACCGAGCACAATGGTGATGCGCTGACCTTGCCGGACTACTTCTCCAGCCGCTTCGAAGACAACAGCGGCGTGCTGAGGATCATCTCGGCGATCGTCATCCTGGTGTTCTTCACCATCTATTGCGCCTCTGGCATCGTTGCCGGTGCTCGCCTGTTCGAAAGCACTTTCGGCATGCCGTACGAGACCGCCCTGTGGGCCGGTGCTGCAGCAACCATCGCTTACACCTTCGTCGGCGGTTTCCTGGCAGTGAGCTGGACCGATACCGTGCAAGCCTCGCTGATGATCTTTGCGCTCATCCTCACGCCGGTGATCGTGCTGATCTCCACCGGTGGCTTCGATACCACCTTCCTCGCTATCGAAGCGCAGAATCCGGCCAACTTCGACATGCTCAAGGGTGCAACCTTCGTCGGCATCATCTCGCTGATGGGCTGGGGCCTGGGTTATTTCGGTCAGCCGCACATCCTGGCGCGCTTCATGGCTGCCGACTCGGTGAAGTCGATCGCCAAGGCTCGCCGCATTTCCATGACCTGGATGATCCTGTGCCTGGGCGGTACCTGCGCCGTAGGCTTCTTCGGTATCGCCTACTTCTCTGCACACCCTGACCTGGCGGGCCCGGTCACCGAGAACCATGAGCGCGTGTTCATCGAGCTGGCCAAGATCCTGTTCAACCCATGGATCGCCGGTGTGCTGCTGTCGGCCATCCTGGCAGCGGTCATGAGTACCCTGAGCTGCCAGTTGCTGGTCTGCTCCAGTGCCCTGACCGAGGACTTCTACAAGGCCTTCCTGCGCAAGAATGCTTCGCAGGGTGAACTGGTCTGGGTCGGCCGCCTGATGGTGCTGGCCGTGGCCCTGATCGCCATTGCCATGGCTGCCAACCCGGAAAACCGCGTGCTGGGCCTGGTGGCCTACGCCTGGGCCGGCTTCGGTGCTGCCTTCGGGCCGGTGGTGCTGATCTCGGTACTGTGGAAGGGCATGACCCGTAATGGTGCGCTGGCCGGCATCGTGGTCGGTGCGCTGACAGTGATCCTGTGGAAGCAGATCGATACCTGGGGCTTGTACGAAATCATCCCGGGCTTCCTGCTGGCGAGCATCGCCATCATCGTGGTGAGCAAGCTGGGCAGCCCGTCGCAGGCGATGGTGCAGCGCTTCGAAACCGCTGATGCGGCGTACCACGCCGACAAGTAA